The proteins below come from a single Eucalyptus grandis isolate ANBG69807.140 chromosome 3, ASM1654582v1, whole genome shotgun sequence genomic window:
- the LOC104439645 gene encoding stemmadenine O-acetyltransferase, whose translation MATKVKVVSTETIKPSSPTPPHLRNFNFCLLDQLAPPFYVPVVLFYSAPDEKAAPDSASVSGNLETSLAQVLSLFYPLGGRVKGNAGIDCDDEGALYLEAKAHFELSKVLSYPDIDQLQQFLPFSPYRVSTNNEDQVIKGVQANFFDCGSIRIGICISHKIANGALVSAFLNAWSAIANNGIDSKASLITPFLKASELFQPKDINFQIPSRVISREKLSTKRFCFDGDG comes from the coding sequence ATGGCCACAAAAGTCAAGGTTGTCTCCACAGAGACCATCAAGCCGTCCTCTCCAACTCCACCTCACCTAAGGAACTTCAATTTCTGCCTCCTTGACCAGCTGGCTCCTCCGTTTTATGTTCCGGTCGTCCTGTTCTACTCCGCTCCTGATGAAAAGGCAGCGCCAGACTCTGCCTCGGTGTCGGGAAACTTGGAAACTTCACTCGCGCAGGTGCTTTCCCTCTTCTACCCTCTAGGTGGAAGGGTGAAAGGAAATGCCGGCATTGATTGCGATGATGAGGGTGCACTCTATTTGGAGGCGAAAGCTCACTTCGAGCTGTCCAAAGTCCTTTCGTACCCAGACATCGACCAGCTGCAGCAATTCCTCCCATTCTCTCCATACAGAGTCAGTACCAACAATGAGGATCAAGTCATTAAAGGGGTCCAAGCCAACTTTTTTGACTGCGGCAGCATCAGGATCGGCATCTGCATCTCTCACAAGATTGCTAATGGCGCGTTGGTCTCTGCTTTTCTCAATGCATGGTCTGCAATTGCCAACAATGGCATTGACAGCAAAGCGAGCCTCATCACTCCCTTCCTGAAAGCATCTGAGCTCTTCCAACCAAAGGACATAAACTTCCAAATTCCATCTAGAGTCATCAGCAGAGAGAAGCTTTCGACCAAGAGGTTTTGTTTTGATGGTGATGGCTAG
- the LOC104439643 gene encoding stemmadenine O-acetyltransferase, whose amino-acid sequence MAMKVEAVSAESIKPSSPTPSHHREFKFCLLDQLAPPFYVPAILFYSAPDDKAALDSASVTGNLKTSLSQALSLFYPLGGRVKGNAAIDCSDDGALYLEAKAHFELSEVLSNPDINQLQKFLPFSPYRVIPNIEEQVIVGVQFTFFNCGGIAIGICISHKIADGASVSAFLAAWSEIAVNGIDGEANLKTPFLKASEIFPPKDINFQMPSGVISREKLLTKMFRFDGESLGRLRARFGSTAPTRVEAVTALIWKSAVEAARKRPDWTKKYPPSSAVTRGEHQKQDKAPTIA is encoded by the coding sequence atGGCCATGAAAGTTGAGGCTGTTTCCGCAGAAAGCATCAAGCCTTCCTCTCCAACTCCATCTCACCACAGGGAGTTCAAGTTCTGCCTCCTTGACCAGCTGGCTCCTCCGTTTTACGTTCCAGCCATCCTGTTCTACTCAGCTCCCGATGACAAGGCAGCGCTGGACTCTGCCTCGGTGACAGGAAACTTGAAAACTTCGCTCTCGCAGGCACTTTCCCTCTTCTACCCTCTAGGTGGAAGGGTGAAAGGCAATGCTGCCATCGATTGCAGCGATGATGGCGCGCTTTATTTGGAGGCGAAAGCTCACTTCGAGTTGTCTGAAGTCCTGTCAAACCCTGACATCAATCAGCTCCAGAAATTCCTTCCATTCTCTCCATACagagtcattcccaacattgagGAACAAGTCATTGTAGGGGTCCAATTTACTTTCTTCAACTGTGGTGGTATCGCGATCGGCATTTGTATCTCTCACAAGATTGCCGATGGTGCATCAGTCTCAGCTTTCCTCGCTGCATGGTCTGAAATTGCCGTAAATGGTATCGACGGCGAAGCCAACCTCAAGACTCCCTTCTTGAAAGCATCTGAGATATTCCCACCAAAGGACATAAACTTCCAAATGCCATCTGGGGTCATCAGCAGAGAGAAGCTTTTGACCAAGATGTTTCGTTTCGATGGCGAGAGCTTGGGCCGTCTCAGGGCCAGGTTTGGCAGTACTGCCCCTACACGCGTTGAGGCCGTGACTGCCCTCATATGGAAATCTGCTGTGGAGGCTGCGAGGAAGAGGCCAGACTGGACCAAGAAGTATCCCCCATCATCAGCAGTGACACGTGGTGAACATCAGAAGCAGGATAAGGCCCCAACCATTGCCTGA
- the LOC120291265 gene encoding uncharacterized protein LOC120291265, with product MSISKASDPKPPPVIGKMGPYTVFVTPTPTPEPAGPVLDSRAEVAPPPVRPPPHRFGNAVASRPLVDRGSVLAFFKNAASKFQNAQSSLDSHMARWLGLDQSRYQWALENYYDNQRSEKEGKKNKMSNKLQGV from the exons ATGTCCATCAGCAAGGCCTCCGACCCTAAACCTCCTCCAGTGATCGGCAAGATGGGCCCTTACACAGTTTTCGTCACCCCGACGCCGACCCCGGAGCCTGCCGGGCCGGTTCTTGACTCGCGGGCGGAGGTCGCCCCTCCTCCGGTtcggccgcctccccaccgGTTCGGCAACGCCGTCGCTTCTCGGCCTTTGGTTGACCGCGGGTCTGTTCTGGCATTCTTCAAGAACGCGGCCTCTAAGTTTCAAAATG CTCAATCAAGCTTGGATAGCCACATGGCCCGTTGGCTTGGGTTGGACCAGTCGAGGTATCAGTGGGCGTTGGAAAATTATTACGATAACCAAAGATCA GAAAAGGAaggtaagaaaaataaaatgtcaaaCAAGTTGCAGGGTGTCTAA